In the genome of Neodiprion pinetum isolate iyNeoPine1 chromosome 2, iyNeoPine1.2, whole genome shotgun sequence, one region contains:
- the LOC124213218 gene encoding transmembrane protein 256: MGIQEALNYALYTNPLSSNAFDIAKSTITGLVSYVGLTPQTDIKMVVPSPVPLWKLAAATGPYVRLAAFSGALAVVLGAYGSHRQYPKETARDSMRIFETANRYHFIHTLALLGLPLCRASNVAGVFMVSGILMFCGPCYYFAFTSDKRFSKVTPFGGTCFILGWLAMLY, translated from the exons ATGGGAATTCAAGAAGCGTTGAATTACGCGTTGTATACTAATCCCCTCAGTTCTAACGCATTTGACATCGCCAAgagcacaatcaccggc tTAGTGAGTTACGTAGGATTAACTCCACAGACAGATATTAAAATGGTTGTACCATCTCCTGTGCCGTTATGGAAGCTTGCAGCTGCTACCGGACCGTACGTGAGACTTGCAGCATTCAGTGGAGCATTAGCAGTAGTCCTTGGTGCATACGGATCTCACC GACAATATCCGAAAGAGACTGCTAGAGATAGTATGAGGATTTTTGAAACGGCCAATAGATACCACTTTATTCACACTTTGGCCTTGCTTGGCCTGCCGCTTTGCAGGGCGTCAAATGTG GCTGGTGTCTTCATGGTTTCTGGTATTCTGATGTTCTGCGGTCCATGCTACTACTTTGCATTTACCTCCGACAAACGATTTAGCAAAGTGACACCATTCGGAGGCACTTGCTTCATCCTCGGCTGGCTAGCAATGCTCTATTGA